The Vicinamibacteria bacterium genome has a segment encoding these proteins:
- a CDS encoding alpha/beta hydrolase, with translation MRSNSRATRTLGLVASFLLPAALARGLPEDERVELESNGWRLVGEWRPAESDTELAPAALLLHRAAGSRAEYQELAEELAKRGVASLRLDLRGNGESDNLGRFEEPYEENLRILEKTYEDIHVALRWISARPGIDSDRRAAVGASYSGEAIAEALRQGGERIAAYVILSPGSFSDESIAAVDASGVPWLFIRTSEESEVSREFIDAIFEALASQSKSAEVRVIEGAGHATRIFDEHPFIIEEIAEWLAERLGAEP, from the coding sequence GTGAGGAGCAACTCTCGCGCTACTCGAACCCTCGGTCTCGTGGCGTCTTTCTTGTTGCCTGCCGCACTCGCGCGCGGACTGCCCGAGGATGAGCGGGTCGAATTGGAGAGTAACGGATGGCGGCTCGTCGGCGAGTGGCGACCGGCTGAATCGGACACCGAGCTCGCGCCGGCTGCGCTTCTGCTTCACCGGGCCGCGGGCTCGCGAGCCGAGTATCAGGAGCTCGCAGAAGAGCTGGCGAAGCGCGGAGTCGCTTCGCTGCGCCTCGACCTGCGCGGCAATGGTGAAAGCGACAACTTGGGACGGTTCGAAGAGCCATACGAGGAAAATCTCCGGATTCTCGAGAAAACGTACGAGGACATCCACGTGGCGCTTCGATGGATCTCCGCTCGACCCGGTATCGACTCGGACCGACGCGCTGCCGTAGGTGCCAGCTACAGCGGGGAGGCGATCGCTGAGGCGCTGCGACAGGGGGGAGAGCGAATCGCGGCCTATGTCATTCTTTCACCGGGGTCGTTTTCCGATGAATCCATCGCGGCGGTGGACGCGAGTGGCGTGCCGTGGCTCTTTATCCGTACGAGCGAGGAAAGCGAAGTCAGCCGCGAGTTCATCGATGCCATCTTCGAGGCTCTCGCGAGCCAATCGAAATCAGCAGAGGTCCGGGTCATCGAAGGAGCCGGCCACGCGACTCGAATCTTCGACGAGCACCCGTTCATCATCGAGGAGATCGCGGAATGGCTTGCGGAACGACTCGGTGCAGAACCGTGA
- a CDS encoding SRPBCC family protein: MVKTKTLQVATPTDREVVMTRVFHAPRELVFEAWTQCEHVKRWMIGPEGWTMPICEIDLRPGGANRFVWRRANGSEMEIRGVYQDIRPPERLVFTESWGRDWPETTNTLALTEKNGQTTTTLTVLYPSKEARDAALETGGTEGMEQGYRRLDAYLASMRKA; encoded by the coding sequence ATGGTGAAAACGAAGACTCTGCAGGTCGCCACGCCCACCGACCGAGAAGTCGTCATGACCCGCGTCTTCCACGCGCCGCGCGAGCTCGTGTTCGAGGCCTGGACGCAATGCGAGCACGTGAAGCGCTGGATGATCGGTCCGGAAGGCTGGACGATGCCCATCTGCGAGATCGATCTCCGCCCGGGCGGGGCAAACCGGTTCGTCTGGCGCCGTGCCAACGGAAGCGAGATGGAGATCCGAGGTGTGTATCAAGACATCCGGCCGCCCGAGCGGCTCGTCTTTACCGAGTCGTGGGGACGGGACTGGCCCGAAACGACGAACACGCTCGCCCTCACCGAGAAGAACGGGCAGACGACGACGACACTCACGGTGCTCTACCCATCCAAGGAAGCGCGCGACGCCGCGCTCGAGACCGGGGGCACGGAAGGCATGGAACAGGGGTATCGGCGTCTCGACGCCTACCTGGCGTCTATGCGCAAGGCCTGA